One genomic window of Tatumella citrea includes the following:
- the holA gene encoding DNA polymerase III subunit delta: MIRLYPEQLAAQLSEGLRGSYFLCGNDPLLRQESHDAIIAAARQQQFLENLSFSVDNHTDWDALFIACQSFSLFTQRQTLTLEMPENGPATALATRLVQLAEMLHSDLILIVHLNKLSKAQENSQWFKALSGNGVMVPCTTPEQAQLPRWVSQRCSALGLSVDQQAINLLCYCYEGNLLALSQALERLSLLWPEGQLTLPRVEQAVNDAAHFSPYHWVDAILGGKSRRALHILQQLQKEAAEPVILLRTLQREVMTLLRLQQDQGAQPLRQLMDQHRIWQNRRPLFSAALERLDKSRLHQSIRLLTAIELMIKQDFGSDVWPALSSLTLQLSLDHSSPALDHV; the protein is encoded by the coding sequence ATGATTAGGCTTTACCCTGAACAACTCGCCGCGCAACTCTCTGAGGGATTGCGCGGCAGTTATTTTCTGTGTGGCAATGACCCGTTGCTACGCCAGGAAAGTCACGATGCCATTATCGCTGCCGCACGGCAGCAGCAGTTCCTCGAAAATCTCAGTTTCAGCGTGGATAATCATACTGACTGGGATGCGCTATTCATTGCCTGCCAGTCCTTTAGTTTATTTACCCAGCGTCAGACGCTGACACTGGAGATGCCGGAAAATGGTCCGGCCACGGCACTGGCAACCCGGCTGGTACAACTGGCCGAAATGCTGCACAGCGATCTGATCCTGATTGTTCACCTGAACAAACTCTCTAAAGCCCAGGAAAACAGCCAGTGGTTTAAAGCACTGTCCGGAAACGGTGTTATGGTACCCTGCACCACCCCGGAACAGGCACAGCTGCCACGCTGGGTTAGTCAGCGCTGCAGTGCGCTTGGATTATCAGTGGATCAGCAGGCCATTAATTTATTGTGCTACTGCTATGAAGGTAATCTGCTGGCACTCTCTCAGGCACTGGAACGTTTATCTTTGTTGTGGCCTGAAGGCCAGCTGACCTTACCGAGAGTTGAGCAGGCGGTGAATGATGCAGCCCATTTCTCTCCGTATCACTGGGTCGATGCCATTCTGGGCGGAAAGAGCCGCCGGGCATTACATATTCTGCAGCAACTGCAAAAAGAAGCAGCCGAGCCGGTCATTCTGCTACGCACATTACAGCGTGAAGTCATGACACTGCTGCGTTTACAGCAGGATCAGGGAGCACAACCGCTCCGCCAGCTCATGGACCAGCATCGAATCTGGCAAAACCGCAGGCCGCTGTTTAGCGCCGCGCTGGAGCGACTGGATAAATCCCGGCTTCACCAGTCAATCCGCCTGCTGACCGCTATTGAACTTATGATCAAACAGGATTTTGGCAGCGATGTCTGGCCGGCACTCTCGTCTCTGACACTGCAACTCTCTCTTGATCACAGCTCACCGGCACTCGATCATGTCTGA
- the lptE gene encoding LPS assembly lipoprotein LptE, translating into MRQFFSTLILAVAVLATAGCGFHTRGTTQIPKEMQTMILTSSDPYGPLARTVRQELRLNAITLVDDSADRRNNIPSLRLEAENTGRSTASVFIDGTAAEYQLHLTVTAQVLLPGKGIYPLSTTVYRTFFDNSGVPLAKDSEQDMIYQEMRVRAADQLVRQLIAVHAAQLNSAETLPAPETITSHSGQQSDSAGSATSQ; encoded by the coding sequence GTGCGACAATTTTTTTCAACTCTGATACTTGCGGTGGCTGTACTGGCCACCGCAGGCTGTGGTTTTCATACCCGCGGGACAACGCAAATCCCGAAGGAAATGCAGACCATGATTTTAACCAGTAGTGATCCTTATGGCCCACTGGCCAGAACCGTGCGTCAGGAATTGCGGTTAAATGCGATTACACTGGTTGATGATAGTGCTGACCGACGTAATAACATTCCGTCATTACGTCTTGAGGCAGAAAATACCGGTCGCTCTACTGCCTCTGTGTTTATTGATGGTACTGCGGCGGAGTATCAGCTGCATCTGACCGTGACAGCACAGGTATTGTTGCCAGGTAAAGGAATTTACCCGTTAAGTACTACGGTTTACCGGACGTTCTTTGATAACTCCGGGGTTCCGCTGGCGAAAGATTCTGAGCAGGACATGATTTACCAGGAGATGCGGGTACGAGCCGCAGACCAGCTGGTTCGCCAGTTGATCGCTGTACATGCGGCACAGTTAAATTCAGCAGAAACTTTGCCTGCCCCGGAAACGATCACATCGCACTCCGGACAACAAAGTGACTCTGCAGGTTCCGCGACCTCACAATGA
- the leuS gene encoding leucine--tRNA ligase: protein MQEQYRPEEIESKVQKHWHDQETFKVTEQEGKEKYYCLSMLPYPSGRLHMGHVRNYTIGDVIARYQRLLGKNVLQPIGWDAFGLPAEGAAVKNNTAPAPWTYENIAYMKNQLKLLGFGYDWSRELATCQPEYYRWEQWFFTKLFEKGLVYKKTSAVNWCPNDQTVLANEQVIDGCCWRCDTKVERKEIPQWFIKITAYAEELLNDLDSLEGWPEQVKTMQRNWIGRSEGVEITFDVADSSEKLTVYTTRPDTFMGATYVAVAAGHPLAQQAAVNNPALTAFIDECRNTKVAEADMATMEKKGHPTGTFVIHPLTGEKLPVWVANFVLMEYGTGAVMAVPGHDQRDWEFARKYDLPIKPVILNEDGSEPDISEAAMTSKGTLFNSAQFDGLSYQDGFNAIADALAAKGVGERKVNYRLRDWGVSRQRYWGAPIPMVTLEDGTVIPTPEDQLPVILPEDVEMNGITSPIKADPEWAKTTVNGQPALRETDTFDTFMESSWYYARYTCADYDKGMLAPAAANYWLPVDQYVGGIEHAIMHLMYFRFFHKLLRDAGLVNSNEPAKRLLCQGMVLADAFYYTGNSGERNWVSPVDVSVVRDDKGRITSATDKDGREVIYAGMSKMSKSKNNGIDPQLMVERYGADTVRLFMMFASPADMTLEWQESGVEGANRFLKRVWKLVYDHSSKGNAPALQVDALNEDQKALRRDVHKTIAKVSDDIGRRQTFNTAIAAIMELMNKLLKAPQDTDQDRALMQEALDSVVRLLYPFTPHACFELWQTLGHTDTVDNTAWPVADESAMVEDSVLVVVQVNGKVRGKITVPVTATQEQVQALAAKEHLVAKYLEGVTIRKVIYVPGKLLNLVVG from the coding sequence ATGCAAGAGCAATACCGCCCGGAAGAGATAGAATCTAAAGTCCAGAAACACTGGCACGATCAGGAAACCTTTAAAGTCACTGAACAGGAAGGGAAAGAGAAGTACTACTGCCTGTCAATGCTACCCTATCCTTCTGGTCGTCTACATATGGGACATGTGCGTAACTACACCATTGGTGATGTTATTGCCCGTTATCAGCGACTGCTTGGGAAAAATGTTCTGCAGCCGATAGGCTGGGATGCTTTTGGTCTACCTGCTGAAGGTGCGGCGGTGAAAAACAATACCGCCCCTGCCCCGTGGACCTACGAAAATATTGCCTACATGAAAAACCAGCTGAAACTGCTGGGTTTCGGTTATGACTGGAGCCGTGAACTGGCCACCTGTCAGCCTGAATATTACCGCTGGGAACAGTGGTTCTTCACGAAGCTGTTCGAGAAAGGCCTGGTTTACAAAAAAACCTCAGCAGTAAACTGGTGCCCGAATGACCAGACTGTACTGGCTAACGAGCAGGTTATCGATGGTTGTTGCTGGCGTTGCGATACTAAAGTTGAACGCAAAGAAATCCCACAATGGTTTATTAAAATTACTGCCTATGCAGAAGAGCTGTTGAACGACCTGGATTCTCTGGAAGGTTGGCCTGAACAGGTTAAAACCATGCAGCGTAACTGGATTGGTCGCTCTGAAGGGGTTGAAATTACCTTTGATGTCGCCGACAGCAGCGAAAAACTGACCGTTTATACAACCCGTCCGGACACCTTTATGGGGGCCACTTATGTTGCAGTAGCCGCCGGGCATCCGCTGGCACAACAAGCCGCAGTGAATAACCCTGCGCTGACAGCATTTATTGATGAGTGCCGGAATACCAAAGTTGCCGAAGCTGATATGGCAACGATGGAGAAAAAAGGCCACCCTACAGGGACCTTTGTGATTCACCCACTGACGGGTGAAAAATTACCGGTTTGGGTAGCTAATTTTGTACTGATGGAATACGGCACTGGTGCGGTAATGGCCGTTCCGGGACATGATCAGCGTGACTGGGAATTTGCCCGTAAGTATGACCTGCCGATCAAGCCTGTAATCCTCAATGAAGATGGCAGTGAGCCGGATATTTCAGAAGCAGCAATGACCAGTAAAGGAACACTGTTTAATTCTGCACAGTTTGATGGACTCTCTTATCAGGACGGTTTTAATGCCATTGCTGATGCTCTGGCAGCTAAAGGTGTGGGTGAGCGTAAAGTAAACTATCGTCTGCGTGACTGGGGTGTATCCCGTCAGCGCTACTGGGGTGCGCCAATTCCGATGGTAACTCTGGAAGACGGTACCGTCATCCCGACACCTGAAGATCAACTGCCGGTGATTTTGCCTGAAGATGTCGAAATGAACGGGATCACCAGCCCAATTAAAGCCGATCCTGAGTGGGCAAAAACCACCGTCAACGGTCAGCCGGCACTGCGTGAAACTGATACCTTCGATACCTTTATGGAATCCTCCTGGTATTACGCACGTTACACCTGTGCTGATTATGATAAAGGGATGCTGGCCCCGGCTGCTGCCAACTACTGGCTGCCGGTTGATCAGTATGTTGGCGGTATTGAACATGCGATCATGCACCTGATGTATTTCCGCTTCTTCCACAAGTTATTGCGTGATGCGGGTCTGGTGAACTCTAACGAGCCAGCCAAACGTCTGTTATGTCAGGGAATGGTTCTGGCTGATGCCTTCTACTACACCGGTAACAGCGGAGAGCGTAACTGGGTTTCTCCGGTTGATGTCTCAGTAGTACGCGATGATAAAGGGCGTATTACCAGTGCTACCGATAAAGACGGACGTGAAGTGATTTATGCCGGTATGAGTAAGATGTCAAAATCTAAAAATAACGGCATTGACCCACAACTGATGGTCGAACGTTACGGTGCAGATACCGTACGTCTGTTTATGATGTTTGCCTCTCCGGCTGATATGACTCTGGAATGGCAGGAATCCGGTGTTGAAGGGGCTAACCGCTTCCTGAAGCGTGTCTGGAAACTGGTTTACGACCACAGCAGTAAAGGCAATGCACCGGCCCTGCAGGTTGATGCGCTTAATGAAGACCAGAAAGCACTTCGTCGTGATGTTCATAAAACTATTGCGAAAGTGTCGGATGATATCGGTCGTCGTCAGACCTTTAATACCGCCATCGCCGCTATTATGGAACTGATGAATAAACTGCTGAAAGCGCCACAGGATACCGACCAGGACCGTGCACTGATGCAGGAAGCTCTGGATTCTGTGGTCCGGCTGCTGTATCCGTTCACTCCTCATGCCTGCTTCGAACTGTGGCAGACACTGGGTCATACCGACACTGTCGACAATACCGCCTGGCCGGTAGCCGATGAAAGTGCCATGGTTGAAGACTCCGTGTTAGTGGTGGTTCAGGTGAATGGTAAGGTTCGTGGCAAAATCACGGTTCCGGTCACTGCAACCCAGGAACAGGTTCAGGCACTGGCTGCTAAAGAACATCTTGTGGCAAAATATCTGGAAGGCGTGACTATACGTAAAGTTATTTACGTTCCGGGTAAACTGCTTAACCTGGTCGTAGGTTAA